The following proteins are encoded in a genomic region of Musa acuminata AAA Group cultivar baxijiao chromosome BXJ2-11, Cavendish_Baxijiao_AAA, whole genome shotgun sequence:
- the LOC103970571 gene encoding protein ROOT PRIMORDIUM DEFECTIVE 1: protein MWRRSPIHLRQYFVARSFSQSTSIPKNLQRVRDHGFDDVMEVEKKVRRALHLQSYLLSQPSGSLPVSQLDVVARRYHAFGPHETGNFLLKHPHVFHVFDHPVQRRLWVRLTPRAALRLRQESDAVRSMLPDAVRRLRKLLLLAARSRRLRLEHIRLVRHDLGLPDDFLQSVVLANPSFFRLVVSSDFPDDPRAKYVEFVDEPGDGNDLAEFTMCAIERTRELQYRERGADAEDSRFAFLINFPPGFKIGKYYRIAVWKWQRLPYWSPYEDVSGYDLRSLEAQRRMEKRMVATIHELLSLTVEKRMTMERIAQFRQAMGLPKKLKAFLLQHQGIFYFSTRGNRGKLHTVFLREAYRKGELVEPNELYLARRKLGELLLLSPKKANLDRMLTSLGRGMDACSGGSGAKSKLIGDEGEQRSENEDSGSDSGVESQFVD from the coding sequence ATGTGGAGGAGATCCCCAATCCACCTCCGCCAATACTTCGTCGCTCGCTCTTTCTCACAGTCCACCTCGATCCCTAAGAATCTGCAGCGCGTCCGCGACCACGGCTTCGACGACGTcatggaggtggagaagaaggTACGCCGCGCCCTCCACCTCCAGTCCTACCTCCTCTCCCAGCCCTCCGGTTCCCTCCCCGTCTCCCAACTCGACGTTGTCGCCCGCCGCTACCACGCCTTCGGCCCCCACGAAACGGGTAATTTCCTCCTCAAGCACCCCCACGTCTTCCACGTGTTCGACCACCCCGTCCAGCGCCGTCTCTGGGTCCGCCTCACCCCCCGCGCCGCCCTCCGCCTCCGCCAGGAGTCCGACGCCGTCCGCTCCATGCTCCCTGACGCCGTCCGCCGCCTCCGCAAGCTCCTCCTCCTCGCTGCCCGctcccgccgcctccgcctcgaGCACATCCGCCTCGTCCGCCACGACCTTGGCCTCCCAGATGACTTTTTGCAGTCCGTCGTCCTCGCCAATCCCTCCTTCTTTCGCCTCGTCGTCTCCTCTGACTTCCCCGACGACCCCCGGGCTAAATATGTCGAGTTCGTTGACGAACCTGGCGACGGCAATGACTTGGCGGAGTTCACCATGTGTGCCATTGAACGCACCCGCGAGCTCCAGTACCGTGAGCGCGGCGCTGACGCCGAGGACTCCCGCTTTGCCTTCCTCATCAATTTCCCCCCGGGATTCAAGATCGGCAAGTACTATAGGATCGCGGTGTGGAAGTGGCAGCGGCTGCCCTACTGGTCTCCTTATGAGGATGTGTCCGGCTATGATCTCCGGTCGCTCGAAGCACAACGGCGGATGGAGAAACGAATGGTGGCAACAATACACGAGTTGCTGTCTTTGACGGTGGAGAAGAGGATGACGATGGAGCGGATTGCACAATTCAGGCAGGCAATGGGGCTGCCGAAAAAGCTTAAGGCGTTCTTGCTGCAGCACCAGGGAATATTCTATTTTTCGACGAGGGGGAATCGTGGAAAACTGCATACAGTGTTCTTGAGGGAGGCATATCGCAAGGGGGAGCTTGTGGAGCCAAATGAGTTATATCTAGCAAGGAGAAAGCTAGGTGAACTGTTGTTGCTTAGTCCTAAGAAGGCAAATTTGGATAGGATGCTGACTAGTCTTGGGAGGGGCATGGATGCCTGCAGTGGAGGGAGTGGTGCTAAGAGTAAGCTGATTGGCGATGAGGGTGAACAGAGAAGTGAAAACGAGGACAGTGGTTCTGATTCTGGTGTTGAATCTCAGTTTGTTGATTGA
- the LOC135627837 gene encoding beta-glucosidase 32-like isoform X1, whose translation MACLRPHNTAPEGGVAEMGSWRALLQRRLLLLSALAVAVRVKALSRDDFPAGFIFGAGTSAYQVEGAAAEGGRTPSIWDTFTHAGRTFDQSTGDVAADQYHKYKEDVKLMHEMGFDAYRFSISWSRVIPNGRGPVNPQGLRYYNNLIDELKRYGIEPHVTLYHFDLPQALEDEYAGQLSPKIVEDFTAYANVCFSEFGDRVKHWITVNEPNIDPVLGHDFGIFAPGRCSYPFGLNCTKGNSSSEPYIAAHNLLLSHASAAALYKEKYQVKQGGYIGITLLALWYEPFTDLAEDIAAAKRALDFQIGWFVDPLVYGTYPSVMREFVGSRLPSFEPEESKMLRGSFDFIGLNHYAAVFLEAATYDPDESGREYYTDMSVKIATTDAVPNIILTKVPPQTLPILKQTVRTSSDGNQNSRQDFVSDDAPTFTATPWALQKLLEYMKVTYGNPPVLIHENGYPEFNVDPANGQHEQDDDRRTNFIQQYIESMLPSIRNGSNVKGYFAWSFIDCYELTMGYTSRYGLIGVDFTTKNRTRYYRSSGEWYSKFLQQHNGEGRNVAIE comes from the exons ATGGCCTGCCTTCGGCCACATAATACAGCGCCGGAAGGTGGCGTGGCGGAGATGGGGAGCTGGCGGGCTCTGTTGCAGCGGCGGCTGCTGTTGCTCTCTGCTTTGGCGGTGGCTGTTCGTGTGAAGGCACTCAGCAGAGACGATTTCCCCGCCGGCTTCATTTTTGGCGCAGGCACCTCCGCTTATCAG GTAGAAGGTGCAGCTGCAGAGGGGGGAAGAACACCCAGCATTTGGGACACGTTTACGCATGCAG GGAGAACTTTCGACCAGAGCACCGGAGACGTAGCGGCTGATCAGTATCACAAGTACAAG GAAGATGTGAAGCTGATGCATGAGATGGGCTTCGATGCTTACAGATTCTCCATCTCCTGGTCCAGAGTTATCCCCA ATGGTCGAGGGCCTGTGAATCCACAAGGCTTGCGGTACTACAACAACCTGATCGATGAGCTCAAAAGATATG GAATCGAGCCTCATGTCACTCTTTACCACTTCGACCTTCCGCAAGCACTGGAAGACGAGTACGCCGGGCAGCTGAGCCCAAAGATCGT AGAGGACTTCACCGCTTACGCCAACGTGTGCTTCAGCGAGTTTGGGGATCGAGTCAAGCACTGGATCACCGTCAATGAACCCAACATAGATCCCGTCCTCGGCCACGATTTCGGCATCTTCGCGCCTGGCCGCTGCTCTTATCCCTTCGGCCTCAACTGCACCAAGGGCAACTCCTCCAGTGAGCCATACATCGCCGCACATAACCTTCTGCTCTCGCATGCATCAGCAGCCGCTCTGTACAAAGAGAAGTACCAG GTGAAACAAGGAGGTTACATCGGGATCACACTGCTTGCCCTCTGGTACGAGCCCTTCACGGACTTGGCAGAGGACATAGCAGCCGCGAAGAGAGCCCTGGATTTCCAAATCGGCTGGTTCGTGGATCCTCTTGTATACGGAACCTACCCTTCTGTCATGAGAGAGTTCGTCGGGTCTCGTCTACCGTCCTTCGAACCAGAAGAATCAAAGATGCTGAGAGGATCGTTCGACTTCATCGGACTGAATCACTATGCTGCAGTCTTTCTGGAAGCAGCTACCTATGATCCCGACGAGAGCGGCAGAGAATACTACACCGACATGTCGGTGAAAATTGCAA CTACCGATGCAGTGCCAAACATCATACTCACGAAGGTGCCCCCCCAAACTCTGCCGATTCTTAAGCAAACGGtaagaacttcttccgacgggaacCAAAACTCGCGTCAGGATTTTGTGTCGGACGACGCACCTACGTTCACTGCAACTCCATGGGCTCTGCAAAAGCTACTCGAGTACATGAAAGTAACATACGGAAATCCACCGGTCCTGATCCACGAGAATG ggtatccggaGTTCAACGTCGACCCTGCAAACGGACAACATGAACAGGACGACGACCGTAGAACAAACTTCATTCAACAGTACATAGAAAGCATGCTTCCATCCATAAG GAATGGATCGAACGTAAAGGGATACTTTGCGTGGTCGTTCATCGATTGCTATGAgctaacaatgggttatacatctcGTTATGGACTGATTGGAGTCGATTTTACTACGAAAAACAGGACGAGATATTATAGGAGTTCGGGCGAGTGGTATTCCAAATTTCTTCAGCAGCATAATGGAGAGGGGAGAAATGTGGCGATCGAATAA
- the LOC135627837 gene encoding beta-glucosidase 32-like isoform X2: protein MACLRPHNTAPEGGVAEMGSWRALLQRRLLLLSALAVAVRVKALSRDDFPAGFIFGAGTSAYQVEGAAAEGGRTPSIWDTFTHAGRTFDQSTGDVAADQYHKYKEDVKLMHEMGFDAYRFSISWSRVIPNGRGPVNPQGLRYYNNLIDELKRYGIEPHVTLYHFDLPQALEDEYAGQLSPKIVEDFTAYANVCFSEFGDRVKHWITVNEPNIDPVLGHDFGIFAPGRCSYPFGLNCTKGNSSSEPYIAAHNLLLSHASAAALYKEKYQVKQGGYIGITLLALWYEPFTDLAEDIAAAKRALDFQIGWFVDPLVYGTYPSVMREFVGSRLPSFEPEESKMLRGSFDFIGLNHYAAVFLEAATYDPDESGREYYTDMSVKIAMPNIILTKVPPQTLPILKQTVRTSSDGNQNSRQDFVSDDAPTFTATPWALQKLLEYMKVTYGNPPVLIHENGYPEFNVDPANGQHEQDDDRRTNFIQQYIESMLPSIRNGSNVKGYFAWSFIDCYELTMGYTSRYGLIGVDFTTKNRTRYYRSSGEWYSKFLQQHNGEGRNVAIE from the exons ATGGCCTGCCTTCGGCCACATAATACAGCGCCGGAAGGTGGCGTGGCGGAGATGGGGAGCTGGCGGGCTCTGTTGCAGCGGCGGCTGCTGTTGCTCTCTGCTTTGGCGGTGGCTGTTCGTGTGAAGGCACTCAGCAGAGACGATTTCCCCGCCGGCTTCATTTTTGGCGCAGGCACCTCCGCTTATCAG GTAGAAGGTGCAGCTGCAGAGGGGGGAAGAACACCCAGCATTTGGGACACGTTTACGCATGCAG GGAGAACTTTCGACCAGAGCACCGGAGACGTAGCGGCTGATCAGTATCACAAGTACAAG GAAGATGTGAAGCTGATGCATGAGATGGGCTTCGATGCTTACAGATTCTCCATCTCCTGGTCCAGAGTTATCCCCA ATGGTCGAGGGCCTGTGAATCCACAAGGCTTGCGGTACTACAACAACCTGATCGATGAGCTCAAAAGATATG GAATCGAGCCTCATGTCACTCTTTACCACTTCGACCTTCCGCAAGCACTGGAAGACGAGTACGCCGGGCAGCTGAGCCCAAAGATCGT AGAGGACTTCACCGCTTACGCCAACGTGTGCTTCAGCGAGTTTGGGGATCGAGTCAAGCACTGGATCACCGTCAATGAACCCAACATAGATCCCGTCCTCGGCCACGATTTCGGCATCTTCGCGCCTGGCCGCTGCTCTTATCCCTTCGGCCTCAACTGCACCAAGGGCAACTCCTCCAGTGAGCCATACATCGCCGCACATAACCTTCTGCTCTCGCATGCATCAGCAGCCGCTCTGTACAAAGAGAAGTACCAG GTGAAACAAGGAGGTTACATCGGGATCACACTGCTTGCCCTCTGGTACGAGCCCTTCACGGACTTGGCAGAGGACATAGCAGCCGCGAAGAGAGCCCTGGATTTCCAAATCGGCTGGTTCGTGGATCCTCTTGTATACGGAACCTACCCTTCTGTCATGAGAGAGTTCGTCGGGTCTCGTCTACCGTCCTTCGAACCAGAAGAATCAAAGATGCTGAGAGGATCGTTCGACTTCATCGGACTGAATCACTATGCTGCAGTCTTTCTGGAAGCAGCTACCTATGATCCCGACGAGAGCGGCAGAGAATACTACACCGACATGTCGGTGAAAATTGCAA TGCCAAACATCATACTCACGAAGGTGCCCCCCCAAACTCTGCCGATTCTTAAGCAAACGGtaagaacttcttccgacgggaacCAAAACTCGCGTCAGGATTTTGTGTCGGACGACGCACCTACGTTCACTGCAACTCCATGGGCTCTGCAAAAGCTACTCGAGTACATGAAAGTAACATACGGAAATCCACCGGTCCTGATCCACGAGAATG ggtatccggaGTTCAACGTCGACCCTGCAAACGGACAACATGAACAGGACGACGACCGTAGAACAAACTTCATTCAACAGTACATAGAAAGCATGCTTCCATCCATAAG GAATGGATCGAACGTAAAGGGATACTTTGCGTGGTCGTTCATCGATTGCTATGAgctaacaatgggttatacatctcGTTATGGACTGATTGGAGTCGATTTTACTACGAAAAACAGGACGAGATATTATAGGAGTTCGGGCGAGTGGTATTCCAAATTTCTTCAGCAGCATAATGGAGAGGGGAGAAATGTGGCGATCGAATAA